The following are from one region of the Populus trichocarpa isolate Nisqually-1 chromosome 8, P.trichocarpa_v4.1, whole genome shotgun sequence genome:
- the LOC7494501 gene encoding N-(5'-phosphoribosyl)anthranilate isomerase 1, chloroplastic isoform X2, with product MCGITSVRDASMAAEVGANFIGMILSPNSKRSISLSVAKEISKVAREYEAAPVGVFVDDDADTILRAADAADLEFVQLHGKGSRAAFHDLMGKNRIVYVLHANENGNLLNQISDEECSLVDWILVDSATGGSGKGFNWTGFELPPIKSKNGWLLAGGIKPENVSEALSLLKPHGVDVSSGICGSDGINKDRSRIVSFMNAVHSVRY from the exons ATGTGCGGGATTACCTCAGTTCGAGATGCTTCGATGGCAGCAGAAGTTGGTGctaattttattgggatgattCTTTCGCCCAACTCAAAGCGTTCCATTTCACTTTCAGTTGCAAAGGAAATTTCGAAAGTTGCAAGAGAATATGAAGCAGCACCGGTAGGGGTGTTTGTGGATGATGATGCAGACACAATATTGAGAGCCGCTGATGCAGCAGACCTTGAATTCGTGCAG CTTCACGGGAAAGGTTCACGGGCagcttttcatgatttaatGGGAAAAAATCGAATCGTGTATGTTCTCCATGCAAATGAGAATGGAAACCTTCTAAATCAAATTTCAGATGAAGAATGTTCTTTGGTTGATTGGATTCTTGTGGATAGCGCAACAGGTGGCag TGGCAAAGGATTTAACTGGACGGGGTTTGAATTACCACCTATCAAAAGCAAGAACGGATGGCTCTTGGCGGGAGGGATTAAGCCTGAAAACGTTAGTGaagctctctctctcctcaAACCTCACGGTGTTGATGTTAGTAGTGGTATCTGCGGCTCGGATGGCATTAATAAGGATCGATCACGAATAGTGTCCTTTATGAATGCCGTACATTCTGTACGCTATTGA
- the LOC18101417 gene encoding zinc finger CCCH domain-containing protein 29 — MCKGSKGDSFSSNPIMEDKSYSKKDNFLHECSVLLELSASDDLAGFKIEVEQKGLDIDGANYWYGKRIGSKKMGFEERTPLMIAAMFGSTHVLKYIIETGKVNVNRVCGSDKVTALHCAVAGCAASSVGIVKLLLDASADPNSADANGNKPGDLFSTSSKCMCNSRKKLIELLLKGQNLSEDEEEKLIIMPQLAKEGTEKKEYPLDVTLPDINNGIYGTDEFRMYSFKVKPCSRAYSHDWTECPFVHPGENARRRDPMKYPYSCVPCPEFRKGTCQKGDSCEYAHGVFESWLHPAQYRTRLCKDETGCARKVCFFAHKPEELRPVYASTGSAMPSPRSNSSAVDMTTLSPLALGSSPLPLPATSTPPMSPLAVASSSPKSGGLWQNKVSQTPPALQLPGSRLKTAFCARDLNLEMELLGLESYSSQLQQQQQQLRDEMSCLSSPSHWSNRIADLKPTNRDDVFGSLDSSLMSPLQGVSLNASAQSQLQSPNGMQIRQNMNQLRSSYPAASLSSSPARNPISYGFDTSAAVAAAVMNSRSSAFAKRSQSFIDRGAVPNRLGFTAAANTISMMPSNLPDWSSPNGKLDWGIQGDELNKLKKSASFGFRSNNNPAATTAANVTASHVGEPDVSWVNSLVKDAPPAGSTFFGAEKQYSLGKGVRESLPPWMEQIYMEQEQMVA; from the coding sequence ATGTGCAAAGGTTCAAAGGGTGATTCTTTCTCTTCAAATCCGATCATGGAAGACAAATCTTACAGCAAGAAAGACAATTTCTTGCATGAATGCTCAGTTTTGCTCGAATTGTCTGCCTCTGATGATCTTGCTGGGTtcaaaattgaggttgaacagaAGGGTTTGGATATAGATGGGGCAAACTATTGGTATGGTAAAAGAATTGGGTCGAAAAAGATGGGTTTCGAAGAGAGGACACCCCTGATGATTGCTGCCATGTTTGGAAGCACTCATGTTTTGAAGTATATTATTGAAACTGGCAAGGTCAACGTCAACAGGGTGTGTGGCTCGGATAAGGTCACTGCCCTTCACTGCGCTGTTGCTGGCTGTGCTGCTTCATCAGTTGGGATTGTCAAGCTCTTGCTTGACGCGTCTGCTGATCCTAACAGTGCTGATGCTAACGGAAATAAACCTGGTGATCTATTTTCCACTTCATCCAAGTGTATGTGCAATTCAAGGAAGAAGTTGATTGAGTTGTTGCTAAAAGGCCAAAACTTaagtgaagatgaagaagagaaactgaTCATAATGCCTCAGTTGGCAAAAGAAGGAACTGAAAAGAAAGAGTATCCTCTTGATGTGACATTGCCTGACATAAACAATGGAATATATGGCACCGATGAGTTTAGAATGTACTCCTTCAAGGTCAAGCCTTGCTCCAGGGCATACTCTCATGATTGGACTGAGTGCCCGTTTGTCCATCCAGGAGAGAATGCCAGGAGGAGAGACCCAATGAAGTACCCTTACAGCTGTGTCCCTTGCCCTGAATTTCGTAAGGGAACATGCCAGAAGGGTGATTCTTGTGAATATGCACATGGTGTTTTTGAGTCATGGCTTCATCCTGCCCAGTATCGAACCCGGCTTTGCAAGGATGAAACTGGTTGCGCACGAAAAGTTTGTTTCTTTGCACACAAACCTGAGGAACTGCGCCCTGTGTATGCTTCTACAGGTTCAGCAATGCCTTCACCGAGGTCGAATTCTAGTGCAGTGGACATGACAACTTTGAGTCCGTTGGCCCTTGGATCATCACCTTTGCCGTTGCCTGCTACATCAACTCCACCAATGTCTCCCTTGGCTGTAGCCTCTTCATCTCCCAAGAGCGGAGGCTTGTGGCAGAACAAAGTTAGCCAAACCCCACCAGCTTTGCAGCTCCCAGGAAGTAGGCTAAAGACTGCTTTCTGTGCTAGAGATTTGAATTTGGAGATGGAATTGCTTGGGCTGGAAAGTTACTCAAGCCAACtccagcaacagcaacagcaactaAGGGATGAGATGTCTTGTCTCTCCTCACCATCTCACTGGAGCAATAGGATTGCGGATTTGAAACCTACCAACCGTGATGATGTTTTTGGATCTCTCGATTCTTCTCTAATGTCTCCGCTGCAGGGAGTTTCATTAAATGCTAGCGCACAATCTCAGTTACAGTCTCCTAATGGGATGCAGATCCGCCAGAACATGAACCAACTTCGTTCAAGCTACCCAGCCGCCAGTCTCTCATCTTCTCCAGCTAGGAACCCTATTTCATATGGGTTTGATACATCTGCCGCAGTGGCAGCTGCTGTAATGAATTCAAGGTCCTCTGCATTTGCAAAGAGGAGCCAGAGTTTCATTGACCGTGGTGCAGTACCCAACCGTCTTGGCTTCACTGCAGCTGCTAACACTATATCCATGATGCCCTCCAACCTTCCTGACTGGAGCTCCCCTAATGGGAAACTGGATTGGGGCATTCAAGGAGATGAACTGAACAAGCTCAAGAAGTCTGCTTCCTTTGGATTTCGAAGCAACAATAATCCTGCTGCGACAACAGCTGCTAACGTGACAGCTTCACATGTTGGTGAGCCAGATGTTTCTTGGGTTAATTCGTTGGTTAAAGATGCCCCCCCTGCTGGAAGCACATTTTTTGGTGCTGAGAAGCAATACAGTCTTGGTAAAGGAGTTCGTGAATCGCTGCCACCATGGATGGAGCAGATTTACATGGAACAGGAGCAGATGGTGGCATAG
- the LOC7494500 gene encoding jasmonate-induced oxygenase 2 isoform X2, producing the protein MNKLLDWPEPIVRVQSLSDSGTPLIPERYVKPPLERPSINSTASMDVNIPVIDLVGLYGDDHALRAAILDQISIACREWGFFQVINHGVSPQLMDRAREAWRQFFHSPMEVKQAYANTPKTYEGYGSRLGVEKGAILDWSDYYFLHYLPSTLKDCSKWPTIPADCREVLDEYGKQLVKLCGRLMKILSINLGLGEERLQNAFGGENIGACLRVNFYPKCPQPDLALGLSSHSDPGGITLLLPDNHVPGLQVLSNATYKSVEHRVIVNSSKERVSLAFFYNPKSDIPIEPLKELLAPDRPPLYPAMTFDEYRLFIRMRGPSGKSQVESLKSPR; encoded by the exons ATGAATAAGCTCTTAGATTGGCCCGAACCAATAGTTCGTGTACAATCCTTGTCCGACAGCGGCACACCCCTGATTCCTGAGCGATATGTCAAGCCCCCGCTAGAGAGGCCATCCATAAATTCCACTGCTTCAATGGATGTGAACATCCCTGTTATTGATCTTGTCGGACTGTACGGTGATGATCATGCCCTCCGTGCCGCTATACTTGACCAAATTTCTATAGCATGCCGGGAGTGGGGATTTTTTCAAGTGATTAACCATGGTGTTAGCCCTCAATTGATGGACCGTGCCCGAGAAGCATGGAGGCAGTTCTTTCATTCGCCCATGGAGGTTAAGCAAGCTTATGCAAACACACCCAAGACTTATGAAGGTTATGGTAGCCGGTTAGGGGTTGAAAAGGGTGCCATACTTGATTGGAGTGATTACTACTTCCTCCACTAtcttccttcaacattgaagGACTGTAGCAAATGGCCTACCATTCCAGCTGATTgcag GGAAGTGCTTGATGAATATGGCAAGCAATTGGTGAAGCTATGTGGGAGGTTAATgaagattttatcaataaacCTTGGATTAGGAGAGGAACGACTTCAAAATGCATTTGGCGGCGAAAATATTGGGGCATGCCTCAGAGTTAATTTTTACCCCAAGTGTCCACAGCCTGACCTGGCCCTTGGTTTATCATCGCATTCGGATCCCGGTGGCATAACCCTTCTCTTGCCAGACAATCATGTCCCTGGTCTTCAG GTGCTAAGCAATGCAACTTACAAGAGTGTGGAGCATAGAGTGATAGTAAATTCATCGAAAGAGCGTGTCTCTCTTGCTTTCTTCTACAATCCAAAGAGTGATATACCCATAGAGCCATTGAAGGAGCTTCTGGCGCCTGACAGACCTCCACTCTATCCAGCGATGACATTTGATGAATACAGACTCTTCATAAGAATGAGAGGTCCCAGTGGCAAATCCCAAGTGGAGTCTCTAAAATCTCCGAGATGA
- the LOC7494501 gene encoding N-(5'-phosphoribosyl)anthranilate isomerase 1, chloroplastic isoform X1 has protein sequence MLAGLATGGHLQLKFVNLQRSHVHGLAGSELNFSIITSHSRSKVNCISTPPKKAAFTHEEHEKKCPLVKMCGITSVRDASMAAEVGANFIGMILSPNSKRSISLSVAKEISKVAREYEAAPVGVFVDDDADTILRAADAADLEFVQLHGKGSRAAFHDLMGKNRIVYVLHANENGNLLNQISDEECSLVDWILVDSATGGSGKGFNWTGFELPPIKSKNGWLLAGGIKPENVSEALSLLKPHGVDVSSGICGSDGINKDRSRIVSFMNAVHSVRY, from the exons ATGCTCGCAG GGTTGGCTACCGGAGGTCACTTGCAGCTAAAATTTGTCAACTTGCAAAGAAGCCATGTTCATG GTCTGGCTGGGAGTGAACTGAACTTCTCGATAATTACATCCCATTCAAGGAGTAAGGTTAATTGCATTTCCACCCCACCAAAGAAAGCCGCCTTTACTCATGAAGAACATGAAAAGAAGTGTCCTTTAGTTAAAATGTGCGGGATTACCTCAGTTCGAGATGCTTCGATGGCAGCAGAAGTTGGTGctaattttattgggatgattCTTTCGCCCAACTCAAAGCGTTCCATTTCACTTTCAGTTGCAAAGGAAATTTCGAAAGTTGCAAGAGAATATGAAGCAGCACCGGTAGGGGTGTTTGTGGATGATGATGCAGACACAATATTGAGAGCCGCTGATGCAGCAGACCTTGAATTCGTGCAG CTTCACGGGAAAGGTTCACGGGCagcttttcatgatttaatGGGAAAAAATCGAATCGTGTATGTTCTCCATGCAAATGAGAATGGAAACCTTCTAAATCAAATTTCAGATGAAGAATGTTCTTTGGTTGATTGGATTCTTGTGGATAGCGCAACAGGTGGCag TGGCAAAGGATTTAACTGGACGGGGTTTGAATTACCACCTATCAAAAGCAAGAACGGATGGCTCTTGGCGGGAGGGATTAAGCCTGAAAACGTTAGTGaagctctctctctcctcaAACCTCACGGTGTTGATGTTAGTAGTGGTATCTGCGGCTCGGATGGCATTAATAAGGATCGATCACGAATAGTGTCCTTTATGAATGCCGTACATTCTGTACGCTATTGA
- the LOC7494502 gene encoding omega-3 fatty acid desaturase, chloroplastic, producing MASWVLSECGLRPLPRIYPQSRTGLTSKSTNLLKLRQSPDSKSCNLGSPFKVSSCSRQRNWALNVAVPVSVPVCEEEDKERESVNGANEQEGGFFDPGAPPPFKLSDIRAAIPKHCWVKNPWISMSYVVRDVAVVFGLAAIAAYFNNWVVWPLYWFAQGTMFWALFVLGHDCGHGSFSNNPKLNSVVGHLLHSSILVPYHGWRISHRTHHQNHGHVENDESWHPLPEKIYRSLDNVTRKLRFTLPFPMLAYPVYLWSRSPGKKGSHFHPDSDLFVPNERKDVITSTACWTAMAALLVSLSFVMGPFQVLKLYGIPYWIFVMWLDLVTYLHHHGHDEKLPWYRGKEWSYLRGGLTTLDRDYGWINNIHHDIGTHVIHHLFPQIPHYHLVEATEAAKPVLGKYYREPRKSEPLPFYLLGTLVRSMKQDHYVSNTGDVLYYQTDPELCGPEKTE from the exons ATGGCTAGCTGGGTTTTATCAGAATGTGGCCTAAGACCCCTTCCTAGAATCTATCCTCAAAGCAGAACCGGCTTAAcatcaaaaagtacaaaccTTTTAAAGCTTAGACAGTCACCAGACTCCAAAAGTTGCAATCTTGGTTCTCCTTTCAAGGTCTCAAGTTGTTCTAGACAAAGAAACTGGGCGTTAAATGTTGCTGTTCCGGTTAGTGTTCCAGTATGTGAAGAGGAAGACAAAGAAAGAGAAAGCGTTAATGGTGCTAATGAACAGGAAGGTGGATTTTTTGACCCTGGTGCACCACCACCTTTCAAATTATCTGATATAAGAGCTGCTATACCAAAGCATTGTTGGGTTAAAAATCCATGGATATCAATGAGCTATGTTGTGAGAGATGTTGCTGTGGTTTTTGGATTGGCTGCTATTGCTGCTTACTTCAACAATTGGGTTGTTTGGCCACTTTACTGGTTTGCTCAGGGGACCATGTTCTGGGCCCTCTTTGTTCTTGGCCATGATTG TGGTCATGGGAGCTTCTCAAATAATCCAAAGCTTAATAGTGTAGTGGGTCATCTCCTTCATTCTTCAATCCTTGTCCCTTATCATGGATG GAGAATTAGCCACAGAACCCACCATCAAAACCATGGACATGTTGAGAATGATGAATCTTGGCATCCA TTGCCTGAGAAAATTTACAGGAGTTTGGATAATGTCACAAGAAAATTGAGATTCACTTTGCCTTTCCCTATGCTTGCCTACCCTGTCTATCTG TGGAGTAGAAGTCCAGGAAAGAAGGGCTCTCATTTCCATCCAGACAGTGATTTGTTTGTCCCAAATGAGAGGAAAGATGTCATTACCTCAACCGCCTGTTGGACTGCAATGGCAGCATTGCTTGTTAGTTTATCCTTTGTAATGGGTCCTTTCCAAGTGCTTAAACTCTATGGTATTCCCTACTGG ATTTTTGTTATGTGGTTGGACCTGGTCACTTATTTGCATCACCATGGTCATGATGAGAAACTTCCTTGGTATCGAGGAAAG GAATGGAGCTATCTGAGGGGAGGCCTTACAACACTTGACCGTGACTATGGATGGATCAACAACATCCACCATGATATTGGGACCCATGTGATTCACCACCTCTTCCCTCAAATCCCACACTACCACTTAGTTGAAGCA ACAGAAGCAGCTAAGCCTGTACTCGGGAAGTATTACCGCGAACCAAGGAAATCTGAGCCTCTTCCATTTTACTTGTTGGGAACACTTGTAAGAAGCATGAAACAAGATCACTATGTTAGTAATACTGGAGatgttttatattatcaaacagACCCCGAGCTCTGTGGACCAGAGAAAACAGAGTGA
- the LOC7494500 gene encoding jasmonate-induced oxygenase 2 isoform X1 translates to MNKLLDWPEPIVRVQSLSDSGTPLIPERYVKPPLERPSINSTASMDVNIPVIDLVGLYGDDHALRAAILDQISIACREWGFFQVINHGVSPQLMDRAREAWRQFFHSPMEVKQAYANTPKTYEGYGSRLGVEKGAILDWSDYYFLHYLPSTLKDCSKWPTIPADCREVLDEYGKQLVKLCGRLMKILSINLGLGEERLQNAFGGENIGACLRVNFYPKCPQPDLALGLSSHSDPGGITLLLPDNHVPGLQVRKDENWITVKPAPHAFIVNIGDQIQVLSNATYKSVEHRVIVNSSKERVSLAFFYNPKSDIPIEPLKELLAPDRPPLYPAMTFDEYRLFIRMRGPSGKSQVESLKSPR, encoded by the exons ATGAATAAGCTCTTAGATTGGCCCGAACCAATAGTTCGTGTACAATCCTTGTCCGACAGCGGCACACCCCTGATTCCTGAGCGATATGTCAAGCCCCCGCTAGAGAGGCCATCCATAAATTCCACTGCTTCAATGGATGTGAACATCCCTGTTATTGATCTTGTCGGACTGTACGGTGATGATCATGCCCTCCGTGCCGCTATACTTGACCAAATTTCTATAGCATGCCGGGAGTGGGGATTTTTTCAAGTGATTAACCATGGTGTTAGCCCTCAATTGATGGACCGTGCCCGAGAAGCATGGAGGCAGTTCTTTCATTCGCCCATGGAGGTTAAGCAAGCTTATGCAAACACACCCAAGACTTATGAAGGTTATGGTAGCCGGTTAGGGGTTGAAAAGGGTGCCATACTTGATTGGAGTGATTACTACTTCCTCCACTAtcttccttcaacattgaagGACTGTAGCAAATGGCCTACCATTCCAGCTGATTgcag GGAAGTGCTTGATGAATATGGCAAGCAATTGGTGAAGCTATGTGGGAGGTTAATgaagattttatcaataaacCTTGGATTAGGAGAGGAACGACTTCAAAATGCATTTGGCGGCGAAAATATTGGGGCATGCCTCAGAGTTAATTTTTACCCCAAGTGTCCACAGCCTGACCTGGCCCTTGGTTTATCATCGCATTCGGATCCCGGTGGCATAACCCTTCTCTTGCCAGACAATCATGTCCCTGGTCTTCAGGTTCGTAAGGATGAGAATTGGATTACTGTAAAACCAGCTCCACATgcttttattgttaatattggTGATCAAATTCAG GTGCTAAGCAATGCAACTTACAAGAGTGTGGAGCATAGAGTGATAGTAAATTCATCGAAAGAGCGTGTCTCTCTTGCTTTCTTCTACAATCCAAAGAGTGATATACCCATAGAGCCATTGAAGGAGCTTCTGGCGCCTGACAGACCTCCACTCTATCCAGCGATGACATTTGATGAATACAGACTCTTCATAAGAATGAGAGGTCCCAGTGGCAAATCCCAAGTGGAGTCTCTAAAATCTCCGAGATGA